In Solanum lycopersicum chromosome 5, SLM_r2.1, the following are encoded in one genomic region:
- the LOC104647720 gene encoding uncharacterized protein isoform X2 has translation MEENRDNVSAQERTSDRNLRRRTRYAQMSPERKQLFLSELREKRAESKRQKHLHQSNTIAALTISSSSLSPQEVEASEATNLPVTLTTGHHQSNSTGALTINTSSLSPQQETFCPYHSSK, from the exons ATGGAAGAAAATAGAGATAATGTGTCTGCCCAAGAAAGAACTTCTGACAGAAATTTGCGTCGTCGTACCAGATATGCACAGATGTCACCAGAGAGAAAGCAATTATTTTTATCCGAGCTAAGAGAAAAAAGGGCTGAGTCAAAAAGACAAAAACACCTTCATCAATCAAATACTATTGCCGCTCTTACAATCAGTAGTTCTTCATTATCGCCTCAGGAAG TTGAAGCTTCTGAAGCCACAAACCTACCAGTTACTTTAACTACAGGACATCATCAATCAAATAGTACTGGCGCCCTTACAATCAACACTTCTTCGTTATCTCCTCAACAAG AGACATTTTGTCCTTACCACAGTAGTAAATGA
- the LOC104647720 gene encoding uncharacterized protein isoform X1, protein MEENRDNVSAQERTSDRNLRRRTRYAQMSPERKQLFLSELREKRAESKRQKHLHQSNTIAALTISSSSLSPQEVEASEATNLPVTLTTGHHQSNSTGALTINTSSLSPQQEDSSCCMRQDSTMETSNHLFVECEYATKVRDTTTEWIKVSLPTRGFKETVEMIKIKHWKSLKRQVIAAMWGGKQGIGNTSKECICSIQR, encoded by the exons ATGGAAGAAAATAGAGATAATGTGTCTGCCCAAGAAAGAACTTCTGACAGAAATTTGCGTCGTCGTACCAGATATGCACAGATGTCACCAGAGAGAAAGCAATTATTTTTATCCGAGCTAAGAGAAAAAAGGGCTGAGTCAAAAAGACAAAAACACCTTCATCAATCAAATACTATTGCCGCTCTTACAATCAGTAGTTCTTCATTATCGCCTCAGGAAG TTGAAGCTTCTGAAGCCACAAACCTACCAGTTACTTTAACTACAGGACATCATCAATCAAATAGTACTGGCGCCCTTACAATCAACACTTCTTCGTTATCTCCTCAACAAG AGGACAGTTCATGTTGTATGCGCCAAGATTCAACTATGGAGACAAGCAATCATTTATTTGTTGAATGTGAATATGCTACAAAAGTAAGAGATACAACAACTGAATGGATAAAAGTCAGTCTACCTACAAGAGGTTTCAAGGAAACAGTAGAAATGATCAAGATAAAACATTGGAAGAGTTTGAAAAGGCAAGTGATAGCAGCTATGTGGGGAGGAAAACAAGGAATTGGAAACACTTCAAAGGAGTGCATATGCAGTATACAGAGATAG